A section of the Agromyces aurantiacus genome encodes:
- a CDS encoding o-succinylbenzoate synthase — protein MSDVAPSLPPLHDLLATARVVALPLVTRFRGIDVREALLLEGPEGWTEFAPFAEYPDDEAATWLAAAVDFGWRPTPPRARDRVLVNATVPSVDPDAVPSVLERFPGCRTAKVKVAASDQTLAQDVARVRAVREAMGPEGRIRVDANAGWNLDEAEHAIHALAPFDLEYVEQPCATVEELAEIRRRTTYMGIPIAADESVRRADDPLAVAAAGAADLLVIKAAPLGGIRRALDIVDRAGLPVVVSSALDTSVGLAMGAFLAASVPGLDYDCGLGTASLLAADVTRDPLLPRDGGIDVRRVDPDPALLARCAADEERTAWWLARLERCHAVLAARADAG, from the coding sequence ATGAGCGACGTCGCGCCGAGCCTCCCGCCCCTGCACGACCTGCTCGCGACCGCCCGGGTCGTCGCACTCCCCCTCGTCACCCGCTTCCGTGGGATCGACGTGCGCGAGGCCCTGCTCCTCGAAGGCCCGGAGGGGTGGACCGAGTTCGCGCCGTTCGCCGAGTACCCCGACGACGAGGCCGCGACCTGGCTCGCCGCCGCGGTCGACTTCGGATGGCGCCCGACGCCGCCGAGGGCGCGCGACCGCGTGCTCGTGAACGCGACCGTGCCGTCGGTCGACCCCGACGCGGTGCCGTCGGTGCTCGAGCGCTTCCCCGGCTGCCGGACCGCGAAGGTCAAGGTCGCGGCATCCGACCAGACCCTCGCACAGGATGTCGCGCGGGTCCGCGCCGTCCGCGAGGCGATGGGTCCCGAGGGTCGCATCCGCGTCGACGCGAACGCCGGGTGGAACCTCGACGAGGCCGAGCACGCGATCCACGCGCTCGCGCCGTTCGACCTCGAGTACGTCGAGCAGCCGTGCGCGACCGTGGAGGAGCTCGCCGAGATCCGACGTCGCACGACGTACATGGGCATCCCGATCGCGGCGGACGAGAGCGTGCGCCGAGCCGACGACCCCCTCGCGGTCGCCGCAGCGGGCGCCGCCGACCTGCTCGTGATCAAGGCGGCGCCGCTCGGCGGCATCCGCCGCGCCCTCGACATCGTGGACCGCGCAGGCCTGCCGGTCGTGGTCTCGAGCGCCCTCGACACGAGCGTCGGCCTCGCGATGGGCGCGTTCCTCGCGGCATCCGTGCCCGGCCTCGACTACGACTGCGGCCTCGGCACGGCGTCGCTGCTGGCGGCGGATGTCACGCGCGACCCGCTGCTCCCACGCGATGGGGGGATCGACGTGCGTCGCGTCGACCCCGATCCCGCCCTGCTCGCTCGCTGCGCCGCCGACGAGGAGCGCACCGCCTGGTGGCTCGCGCGACTCGAGCGCTGCCACGCGGTGCTCGCCGCGCGCGCCGACGCGGGCTGA